The following proteins are encoded in a genomic region of Terriglobales bacterium:
- a CDS encoding response regulator, whose product MVKALLIEEDAESRALAERAFAAADMSVASAPDYQSGLELLRAERPGAVVIGVSVPDLHGYDLCQEIRRDPALRDVPIVICSAQSYPADIRRAKELGADEYVVKPYQEKELVDAVWNAIELRSTIFRVKFWGTRGSIATPGPETIRYGGNTACVEVRCGEDILIFDCGTGIRELGIALAKEYAERNLEVHLFVSHTHWDHIQGFPFFQPAYRAGNRVNIYSLHSPDRSLEKLFTGQMDGNYFPVTLDDLMARLHFEELSGDVQIGDVKVSNMHLNHPGLALSFRMESKGRSVVYMTDHEPYHKLLGDSPHTKKLDAEIDAFAKNSDLLIREAQYTDEEYVTKRGWGHSTTSDAAISAVNSEAKRLVLFHHDPMHDDQKIDSMVDFCRNKIKENGKEIRVMGAADKLTLRI is encoded by the coding sequence ATGGTTAAAGCCCTCCTAATCGAGGAGGACGCCGAGTCCCGCGCGCTCGCCGAGCGAGCATTTGCCGCCGCGGACATGAGCGTCGCGAGTGCCCCTGACTATCAGTCGGGCCTTGAGCTTTTGCGTGCAGAACGGCCCGGAGCTGTGGTGATCGGCGTCAGCGTTCCTGATCTTCATGGCTACGATCTCTGCCAGGAGATTCGCCGCGATCCCGCGCTCCGAGATGTGCCGATCGTGATTTGTTCCGCACAGAGCTATCCGGCTGACATTCGCCGCGCCAAAGAACTTGGAGCCGACGAGTATGTTGTGAAGCCGTACCAGGAGAAGGAACTGGTTGACGCCGTGTGGAACGCGATCGAACTGCGCAGCACGATATTTCGCGTGAAATTCTGGGGCACCCGCGGTTCGATCGCCACACCCGGGCCCGAGACCATTCGCTACGGCGGAAACACGGCATGCGTCGAGGTGCGCTGCGGCGAGGACATCCTGATCTTCGACTGTGGTACCGGCATCCGCGAGTTAGGCATTGCGCTGGCCAAGGAATATGCCGAGCGCAACCTTGAGGTTCATCTGTTCGTCAGCCACACGCATTGGGACCATATCCAGGGCTTCCCGTTCTTTCAACCCGCGTATCGTGCCGGCAACCGGGTGAACATCTACAGCCTGCACAGTCCCGACCGCAGCCTGGAGAAACTCTTTACCGGACAGATGGACGGTAACTACTTTCCAGTCACGCTCGACGATCTGATGGCGCGCCTGCACTTCGAGGAGCTTTCCGGAGACGTGCAGATCGGCGACGTAAAGGTCTCGAACATGCACCTGAACCACCCCGGATTGGCGCTTTCGTTCCGCATGGAGTCAAAGGGCCGCTCGGTCGTTTACATGACAGATCATGAGCCTTATCACAAGCTGCTTGGAGACAGTCCGCATACCAAAAAGCTCGACGCCGAAATCGACGCGTTCGCCAAAAACTCCGACCTACTAATCCGCGAAGCCCAATACACCGACGAGGAGTACGTCACCAAGCGGGGATGGGGGCATAGCACTACCTCCGACGCGGCGATCTCTGCCGTAAATTCCGAGGCCAAGCGTCTGGTTCTGTTCCATCACGATCCCATGCACGACGACCAGAAGATCGACTCCATGGTCGATTTCTGCCGGAACAAGATCAAAGAAAACGGCAAAGAGATCCGGGTGATGGGCGCCGCCGACAAACTTACGTTACGAATCTAA
- a CDS encoding nuclear transport factor 2 family protein, which produces MPAGIYGRNKPVGEGGDLSHPKLQFSFGNSSLTRSIWVVAFSFVCLLTAAAQSSASADEIPLERCDRLPVVKVRVADTDMHFLLDTGATTMLNLKSFTGGSRGQIKISSWKGTADTSAREVTLPTLALGTHVLHELKLPAIDLSPIGQACGGPIDGILGVDLLDMMNVTIDLKRRVASLGGEPADAKTLYQQMDSAMGHCTGAFEQAKAEELEQCFDPEIVLYCPEGEFKGRSEVMRYMREYYFKFSPNLHYTTTLHDVQAFGDALWYSYDFEMKTPEKQMSGRGMAMCRKNQGRWMILNMHNSLRKGEQQASLPKQ; this is translated from the coding sequence GTGCCAGCCGGAATCTATGGCAGAAACAAGCCTGTCGGCGAAGGGGGCGACCTGTCCCATCCCAAACTGCAGTTCAGCTTCGGTAACAGCTCATTAACACGAAGCATCTGGGTGGTCGCGTTCAGCTTCGTGTGCCTGCTCACCGCCGCCGCTCAAAGCTCCGCGTCCGCAGACGAGATTCCCCTGGAACGCTGCGACCGCCTGCCGGTCGTGAAGGTGCGCGTCGCCGACACTGACATGCATTTCCTTCTCGATACGGGCGCCACCACGATGCTGAATCTGAAATCGTTTACCGGAGGCTCGCGCGGACAGATCAAAATCAGCTCATGGAAGGGAACCGCAGACACCAGCGCGCGCGAAGTGACACTTCCCACTCTCGCTCTCGGCACGCATGTCCTGCACGAGTTGAAGCTGCCGGCCATCGACCTCAGTCCGATCGGACAGGCGTGCGGCGGTCCGATAGACGGCATCCTCGGCGTCGATTTGCTCGACATGATGAATGTCACCATCGATCTCAAGCGCCGCGTGGCTTCACTGGGGGGCGAGCCCGCCGATGCAAAGACCTTATACCAACAGATGGACTCGGCCATGGGCCATTGCACCGGCGCCTTTGAGCAGGCGAAGGCTGAAGAACTCGAGCAATGCTTCGATCCCGAGATCGTGCTCTATTGCCCTGAAGGAGAGTTCAAAGGCCGCAGCGAAGTGATGCGTTACATGCGTGAATATTACTTCAAGTTTTCTCCCAATCTTCACTACACGACCACCCTGCACGACGTGCAAGCCTTCGGCGATGCCCTCTGGTACTCGTACGACTTCGAGATGAAGACTCCGGAAAAACAAATGTCAGGCCGGGGAATGGCCATGTGCAGAAAGAACCAGGGCCGCTGGATGATCCTAAACATGCACAACTCCCTCCGTAAAGGCGAACAGCAAGCAAGCCTGCCAAAGCAGTAG
- the rpiA gene encoding ribose-5-phosphate isomerase RpiA, with translation MRHNDMDMDKDLEKQAVARAALSFVENGQVVGLGSGSTSTYFIQFLADRVKAGLKIRGVPTSVRTQQLAEKCGIPLATLDQVEALDIDVDGADEFDPQLQLVKGGGGALLREKIIASASKKFVVLADSSKQVPILGKFPLPVEVIPFAETLLTQRISALGATVTLRKTMDGTAYKTDEGHHILDCHFGRIPDPAKLARTLSDMPGIVEHGLFINMASVVLLAKGEQVTELRR, from the coding sequence GTGAGGCACAATGACATGGATATGGACAAAGACCTCGAAAAGCAGGCTGTTGCCCGTGCCGCTCTCAGTTTCGTCGAGAATGGCCAGGTAGTTGGTCTGGGCAGTGGTTCAACCTCCACCTACTTCATCCAGTTCCTCGCTGATCGTGTGAAAGCGGGACTGAAGATTCGCGGTGTCCCTACTTCTGTCCGCACGCAACAACTTGCGGAAAAATGTGGCATCCCTTTAGCCACTCTCGACCAGGTGGAGGCCCTCGACATCGATGTCGACGGCGCCGACGAGTTCGATCCGCAACTCCAACTCGTCAAGGGTGGAGGCGGGGCTCTCCTCCGCGAGAAGATCATTGCCTCTGCGTCCAAAAAATTCGTCGTGCTGGCCGACTCCAGCAAACAGGTGCCAATTCTTGGCAAGTTTCCACTGCCTGTGGAAGTGATCCCATTCGCAGAGACGTTGCTGACCCAAAGGATTTCTGCTTTGGGAGCCACGGTTACGTTGCGAAAAACCATGGACGGTACGGCCTACAAGACCGATGAAGGACATCACATCCTCGATTGCCATTTCGGGAGAATCCCCGATCCTGCGAAGTTGGCAAGGACCCTCAGCGACATGCCCGGCATCGTCGAGCACGGCCTCTTCATCAACATGGCGAGTGTGGTCCTGTTAGCAAAAGGTGAGCAAGTGACAGAGCTTCGCAGATAG
- a CDS encoding GNAT family N-acetyltransferase, with the protein MSFTIRPARIEDAGAIAFVQVESWKSTYAGIVPDEYLASLSVESRTGAWKELFDAGTNLMFVAEDTTAVFGFVSGGKLRDPIEGYDAELYAIYLLQQRQRQGAGKLLLRKFVEGLRANYLRGLIVWVLARNPAVGFYLRLGGTQVAEKQIEIGGVQLTELAFGWANLGDLL; encoded by the coding sequence ATGAGTTTCACGATTCGTCCAGCTCGAATTGAAGATGCCGGCGCCATCGCCTTCGTGCAGGTCGAGAGTTGGAAAAGCACATATGCGGGGATCGTTCCCGACGAATACCTTGCATCCCTCAGCGTCGAGTCGCGAACAGGGGCGTGGAAGGAGCTGTTCGATGCCGGAACGAATCTCATGTTTGTAGCTGAAGATACAACCGCCGTTTTTGGATTTGTGAGCGGCGGGAAATTGCGTGACCCAATCGAGGGCTACGACGCCGAACTGTATGCCATATATCTCCTGCAACAAAGACAGCGGCAAGGTGCGGGAAAACTTCTTTTGCGAAAATTCGTAGAAGGCCTGCGTGCAAACTATTTGCGCGGCTTGATTGTGTGGGTTCTGGCAAGGAATCCAGCAGTCGGGTTTTATCTCCGCCTGGGAGGCACTCAGGTTGCAGAAAAGCAGATTGAGATCGGCGGAGTCCAGTTGACGGAGCTAGCCTTCGGCTGGGCAAATCTCGGTGACCTGCTCTAA
- a CDS encoding Rap1a/Tai family immunity protein translates to MKTGFLAVMLLLPGFAAAKTGNDLLGDCSIALKLFNNENVSSEPDFMKIGNCIGFVTGVMQAAALRKADPGNGRSKNNVTQFCARPDVPVEQVVRMSLSRLKRKPEELDLDAAAVVLRALNEDIEEPCIGGSGEQAEGLHWPDPPKKARMRVRVVAVASALPRSSAFSSFEVLVAEKEIGVEEFSLIKLVFTYLPYQPRLSESGFDYSVVHEVSAWRNPDCDETVAQLTARSLPDRHEPMIYSRNVPREDLDVRHIPLPCYETKADDYVKSSLEPIPPLPAPVISVVRRQLTGEPPEPVLHVRPNPR, encoded by the coding sequence ATGAAAACAGGCTTTCTCGCAGTGATGTTGCTGTTGCCAGGGTTTGCTGCAGCGAAAACAGGGAACGATTTGCTGGGGGACTGCTCCATCGCCCTGAAGCTTTTCAACAACGAGAATGTGTCTAGCGAGCCCGACTTCATGAAGATCGGAAACTGTATAGGATTTGTCACCGGAGTCATGCAAGCAGCGGCATTGAGGAAGGCGGACCCAGGCAATGGTCGATCGAAAAACAACGTAACGCAATTCTGTGCTCGGCCTGATGTCCCTGTTGAGCAAGTGGTTCGAATGTCGCTCAGTCGGCTGAAGAGGAAGCCGGAGGAACTGGATCTTGATGCGGCGGCGGTCGTTCTTCGCGCATTGAACGAGGACATCGAAGAACCTTGTATTGGGGGTTCAGGCGAACAGGCCGAAGGACTCCATTGGCCCGATCCTCCTAAGAAAGCGCGCATGAGAGTGCGTGTGGTCGCCGTCGCTTCAGCTCTGCCGCGAAGTTCTGCCTTCTCCAGCTTTGAGGTGCTCGTCGCCGAAAAGGAGATTGGCGTCGAGGAGTTCAGTCTCATCAAGCTCGTCTTTACCTACCTTCCGTATCAACCGCGGCTCTCCGAATCGGGCTTTGATTACTCAGTTGTTCACGAGGTCTCAGCGTGGCGAAATCCGGATTGCGACGAGACGGTCGCGCAGTTAACAGCGCGGAGCCTGCCTGATCGACATGAGCCGATGATCTACTCTCGCAACGTACCCAGAGAGGATCTGGATGTCAGACATATTCCTCTGCCTTGCTACGAGACGAAGGCGGACGATTACGTAAAGTCCAGCTTAGAGCCCATCCCTCCGCTCCCGGCGCCAGTTATATCTGTTGTGCGTCGACAGCTGACCGGGGAGCCACCCGAACCTGTCCTTCACGTGCGTCCAAACCCGAGATGA
- a CDS encoding family 16 glycosylhydrolase, which yields MKTRPTAACKLWNEVQQLCDSHLPRYLTLPSLFLFVLSGGLSAQNWGAPVWSDEFNGTANSAPDSTKWTHDVGNLNVNHELEIYCANPIGASPAPPCDGNNPNAYQDGNGNLVIKAIKTASGTWTSARLKTQGISAATFQYGRMEARMKLPSATGLWPAFWMLGSNISTVGWPQSGEIDIMENVLTAPLGATRIKSTIHGPGYSGGNGIGQVYTFLNGGRVDDSGYHIYGAIWSPYLIQFYVDDPTNIFFTIPANGIPSGTQWVYNNNFFLIMNLAVGGDWPGPPDGTTPNPSLMYVDYVRVYKAATVPGPSMTASPITVTAGQTGTSTLNLNSTQGTGKVYFVCSNAPANSTCSITPTYLDFSSSATATASLSLTTQPHTSASFFDKRHRWVLLTFGGLMIGLLLAPAMRRRKSKHLIRIIVLLGLFGMGMDCGGGGSTRSTTPTQGGTPSGTYSLTVTSYTVSVDQSTLSIPVTVN from the coding sequence ATGAAAACCAGGCCAACAGCAGCATGTAAGTTATGGAATGAGGTACAGCAGCTTTGCGATAGCCACCTGCCACGCTATCTCACTCTCCCTTCATTGTTCTTGTTTGTTCTCAGCGGCGGTCTTTCGGCGCAGAACTGGGGTGCGCCAGTATGGAGTGACGAGTTCAATGGAACCGCTAACTCGGCCCCTGATTCCACGAAATGGACTCATGACGTTGGAAATCTGAACGTCAATCATGAGCTGGAGATTTACTGCGCCAATCCCATTGGCGCCTCACCAGCTCCGCCCTGCGATGGCAACAATCCGAATGCCTACCAGGACGGAAATGGGAACCTGGTGATCAAGGCTATCAAGACAGCGAGCGGAACATGGACCTCGGCCCGCCTGAAGACGCAGGGAATCTCTGCAGCCACCTTCCAATATGGGCGCATGGAAGCGCGCATGAAGCTGCCGTCGGCAACGGGACTGTGGCCGGCGTTCTGGATGCTGGGAAGCAATATCTCCACGGTGGGCTGGCCGCAGTCGGGAGAGATCGACATCATGGAGAACGTCCTCACCGCGCCGCTGGGCGCAACTAGGATTAAGTCCACGATCCATGGACCGGGATACTCGGGAGGCAATGGCATCGGTCAGGTTTACACATTCCTTAACGGCGGCCGGGTGGACGATAGCGGCTATCACATCTATGGCGCGATCTGGTCGCCCTACCTGATCCAGTTTTACGTAGACGATCCCACCAACATATTTTTCACGATTCCCGCGAACGGAATTCCATCAGGAACGCAGTGGGTATATAACAACAACTTTTTCCTGATCATGAATCTCGCAGTAGGCGGCGACTGGCCCGGCCCCCCGGACGGCACGACGCCGAACCCGTCTCTGATGTACGTAGACTATGTTCGCGTCTATAAGGCAGCCACGGTTCCGGGACCAAGCATGACGGCATCGCCGATCACAGTTACCGCCGGACAAACTGGGACGAGCACGCTGAACCTGAACTCAACGCAAGGCACGGGGAAGGTTTACTTCGTCTGCTCCAACGCACCCGCAAACTCCACCTGCAGCATCACGCCTACGTATCTTGATTTCAGTTCTTCTGCGACAGCGACCGCCAGCCTGAGCCTGACCACTCAACCGCATACGAGCGCTTCGTTCTTCGACAAGAGACACCGCTGGGTTCTCTTAACGTTCGGTGGACTGATGATTGGACTGCTTCTGGCCCCGGCAATGCGTCGCCGGAAATCCAAACACCTCATACGCATAATTGTGCTTCTCGGTCTATTTGGAATGGGGATGGATTGTGGCGGAGGCGGCAGCACGAGATCCACTACTCCAACCCAGGGCGGAACACCAAGCGGTACCTACAGCCTGACGGTAACGAGCTATACCGTAAGTGTCGACCAATCAACCCTGAGCATCCCGGTAACGGTGAACTAG
- a CDS encoding aspartate kinase, translating to MIVMKFGGSSVESASAIVRVASIVRSHLSERPVVVVSAMGKTTDRLLEMADQAAKHHDEVADALLDQLENFHFGEAEKLVEGQPLESLKTCLRQKFSELRVAVDVLGRCAAGFTPALKDKIASYGEQLSSLIVAAAFRHLGIESTHLDARRVIVTDAEHTRATPQYAETNRRLRDAINGTGKVVVMGGFIAATEQGVTTTLGRGGSDLTASIVGAALDASEIQIWTDVDGMLTCDPRLFAAAYLLKTISYAEAAEMARWGAKVLHPDTVQPAIEKQIPIVIRNSRRPEVEGTSIVPEVPRCTNPVKSIAVKANIMVLEIRSSSADADPDLIHELSPVAHKKIAAELVWKTGEALYVGIKTGDRYLDLRLDLDGCVEAHLLNDRAVVSLVGDEADLRVVNRAAMLLRRIDARIMLPDCSPHTIAIVVPQRDLSRTIELLHSEFFQHLDPSVFVGEPELAAQ from the coding sequence ATGATCGTGATGAAATTCGGTGGTTCCTCAGTGGAATCGGCAAGCGCGATTGTGCGCGTAGCATCTATTGTTCGTTCTCATCTTTCCGAGCGGCCCGTGGTGGTCGTCTCTGCGATGGGGAAGACGACAGACCGGCTTCTGGAAATGGCCGATCAGGCCGCCAAGCATCATGACGAGGTTGCCGATGCTCTGCTGGATCAGCTTGAGAATTTTCATTTCGGGGAGGCAGAAAAACTCGTCGAGGGCCAGCCTCTTGAATCCCTGAAGACTTGCCTGCGCCAAAAATTTTCAGAATTGCGGGTCGCGGTCGATGTCCTCGGACGCTGTGCCGCGGGATTCACTCCGGCACTCAAAGACAAAATCGCCAGCTATGGAGAACAGTTGTCGAGCCTGATCGTGGCGGCGGCTTTTCGTCATCTTGGAATCGAATCGACGCACCTTGATGCTCGTCGAGTAATCGTCACCGACGCCGAACACACTCGAGCGACTCCGCAATATGCGGAGACGAATCGCAGGCTCCGCGATGCCATCAATGGAACCGGCAAAGTGGTTGTCATGGGCGGATTCATCGCGGCGACCGAACAGGGAGTCACTACGACTCTTGGCCGAGGCGGCTCCGATCTCACTGCCTCAATCGTGGGCGCCGCGCTCGACGCTTCTGAGATCCAGATTTGGACCGATGTCGATGGCATGCTCACGTGCGATCCGCGTCTGTTTGCCGCTGCATATCTTCTTAAGACGATCTCCTACGCAGAGGCGGCGGAAATGGCGCGCTGGGGTGCAAAGGTGCTTCATCCGGATACGGTCCAGCCCGCGATCGAAAAACAAATTCCCATCGTGATCCGCAACTCCCGCCGTCCTGAAGTGGAAGGTACCAGCATTGTGCCTGAGGTACCGCGGTGTACGAATCCGGTAAAGTCCATCGCCGTAAAGGCCAACATCATGGTGCTCGAGATTCGTTCCTCCTCTGCGGACGCGGATCCCGATTTAATACATGAGCTCAGTCCAGTCGCACACAAGAAAATTGCTGCCGAACTGGTCTGGAAAACAGGTGAGGCTCTGTACGTGGGTATCAAGACCGGCGACCGGTACCTCGATCTACGGCTCGACCTTGATGGCTGCGTTGAAGCGCACTTGCTGAATGACCGGGCGGTGGTCTCTCTGGTCGGAGACGAAGCAGATCTGCGAGTCGTGAATCGCGCAGCGATGCTGCTGAGACGAATCGATGCCAGGATCATGCTGCCCGATTGCTCGCCTCATACCATCGCCATCGTTGTGCCTCAGCGCGATTTGAGTCGAACAATTGAACTCCTACACAGCGAATTCTTTCAGCACCTTGACCCTTCAGTATTCGTCGGAGAACCTGAGCTGGCTGCTCAGTAG
- a CDS encoding cupin domain-containing protein: protein MHHVRQENLPFVGSSHEFVGAEQGGTGVSVFLFHGKPGSGPGPHRHPYDEIQFIREGRGVWTVNGKTFEGGAGDIFVIKAGEIHSFKAVGDSPLVQVDVHLNPRFIQENL from the coding sequence ATGCATCACGTGCGTCAGGAGAACCTGCCTTTTGTGGGTAGTTCGCATGAGTTTGTTGGAGCAGAGCAAGGCGGCACCGGCGTTTCAGTGTTCCTGTTCCATGGAAAGCCCGGTTCGGGACCGGGTCCGCATCGCCATCCGTATGACGAGATCCAGTTCATCCGCGAAGGCCGTGGAGTCTGGACCGTCAACGGTAAGACCTTCGAAGGCGGCGCGGGAGACATCTTTGTCATCAAGGCTGGCGAGATCCACAGCTTCAAGGCCGTCGGCGATTCGCCGCTGGTACAAGTTGACGTCCACCTCAATCCCCGCTTCATCCAGGAGAACCTATAG
- a CDS encoding RNA polymerase sigma factor has protein sequence MPVGLLFLSGAERVVLHMESVEAKVAEPQTEELALVDQARHGDVGAFEQLIKRYDRNVFRIAQHITQNREDAEDVVQDAFIKAYQNLEQFQGNSKFYTWLVRIAVNEALMKLRRRKTSKTVSLDEDVETEEGSMPREVADWGPNPEQLFGQSELGDILQKTIQGLPQSFRTVFVLRDIEGLSTEETAEMLNLSVPAVKSRLLRARLQLRERLNRYFKKVKKDGAKPQ, from the coding sequence ATGCCGGTGGGTCTTCTGTTTCTTTCTGGGGCTGAACGAGTCGTATTACATATGGAAAGTGTAGAAGCCAAGGTTGCGGAGCCACAGACCGAAGAACTGGCGTTAGTAGACCAGGCCAGGCACGGCGATGTGGGTGCGTTTGAACAGTTGATCAAACGTTACGACCGTAATGTGTTCCGGATCGCCCAGCACATCACGCAGAACCGTGAGGATGCTGAAGACGTAGTCCAAGATGCATTTATTAAGGCCTATCAGAACCTGGAGCAGTTCCAGGGAAACTCCAAGTTCTATACCTGGCTAGTGCGCATTGCGGTAAACGAAGCGCTGATGAAGTTGCGCCGGCGCAAGACCAGCAAGACCGTATCCCTGGACGAGGACGTGGAAACCGAAGAAGGCTCTATGCCCCGGGAGGTGGCCGATTGGGGGCCCAATCCGGAGCAGCTATTCGGCCAATCGGAGCTCGGGGACATACTCCAAAAGACCATCCAGGGACTACCCCAAAGTTTCCGCACCGTTTTCGTATTGCGGGACATCGAAGGATTGTCAACAGAAGAGACAGCAGAGATGCTAAATTTAAGCGTACCTGCTGTGAAATCGCGGCTCCTGAGGGCAAGGCTCCAATTGCGGGAGCGCCTCAACCGCTACTTCAAAAAAGTGAAAAAGGACGGGGCTAAGCCGCAGTGA
- a CDS encoding cupredoxin domain-containing protein: MSRKTIIVLLWLSVASLLTACNTKPSTHDFKFQRVTMRKFAIEPDVIRVKQGEDVVLSVSTEDVQHGFEVEDMGINEPVQPGKPVEIHLDTSKKGEFRVACSIICGPGHNDMTGKVVVE, encoded by the coding sequence ATGTCGCGGAAGACGATCATTGTCCTGCTTTGGCTGTCGGTGGCGTCCCTTCTAACAGCTTGTAACACCAAGCCTTCGACGCACGACTTCAAGTTTCAGCGGGTTACCATGCGCAAGTTCGCGATTGAGCCCGACGTTATCCGCGTGAAGCAAGGCGAAGATGTGGTGCTGAGCGTGTCCACCGAAGATGTTCAGCATGGATTCGAAGTGGAAGATATGGGAATCAACGAACCGGTCCAGCCAGGCAAGCCGGTTGAGATCCACCTGGATACGTCGAAGAAAGGCGAGTTCCGGGTGGCATGCAGCATCATCTGTGGCCCTGGGCACAACGATATGACGGGGAAGGTCGTCGTGGAATGA